One Pelorhabdus rhamnosifermentans genomic region harbors:
- the thiH gene encoding 2-iminoacetate synthase ThiH codes for MNKTRGIYEELKPYRNFDYDGFFSGLADKDIQTILAKDQLTALDYLALLSPAAEKYLEPMAQKAKAITLKYFGKTILLFTPIYLSDYCTNKCKYCGFSALNTQPRKMLTLEQVEQEAQVIASTGLKHILYLTGDAPTISSVQYMKNCTKILTKYFSSVGTEVYSLTLEEYKELYEAGVDSMTMFQETYNEALYDDIHVAGPKKDYHFRLDAPERACQAGMWCVNIGALMGLDEWRREAFFTGLHAAYLQDHYPEVDINISVPRMRPHTGDFQPLVDMTDMNTVQYILAYRLFMQRSGITMSTRETVDFRNHMMGIGVTKMSAGSCTAVGGHIHKNANSGQFDISDERDVEEMKKAIRQQGFQPVMKNWEPLVGES; via the coding sequence ATGAATAAGACGCGCGGTATTTATGAGGAGCTAAAACCTTACCGGAATTTTGATTATGACGGCTTCTTTTCCGGTTTGGCAGATAAGGATATTCAAACAATCTTGGCAAAGGATCAGTTGACGGCTTTGGATTATCTTGCCTTATTATCACCAGCAGCGGAGAAATATTTGGAACCTATGGCTCAAAAGGCCAAGGCCATTACACTCAAGTATTTTGGCAAGACTATTTTGTTATTTACGCCGATTTATTTATCAGATTATTGTACGAATAAGTGTAAATATTGTGGCTTTAGTGCGCTTAATACGCAACCGCGTAAAATGCTCACTCTTGAGCAGGTCGAGCAGGAGGCGCAGGTTATTGCAAGTACAGGGCTTAAACATATATTGTATTTAACAGGGGATGCCCCAACCATTTCTTCTGTCCAATATATGAAAAACTGTACGAAAATTTTAACAAAATATTTTTCATCCGTTGGGACAGAAGTTTACTCCTTGACTTTAGAGGAGTATAAGGAGTTATATGAAGCGGGTGTGGACAGTATGACGATGTTCCAGGAAACCTATAATGAGGCTTTATATGATGATATTCACGTGGCAGGACCCAAAAAAGACTATCATTTCCGGTTAGATGCACCTGAACGAGCTTGCCAGGCAGGAATGTGGTGTGTTAATATTGGTGCGCTGATGGGGCTTGATGAATGGCGCCGCGAAGCTTTTTTCACGGGCCTTCACGCCGCTTATTTGCAGGATCATTATCCTGAAGTGGATATTAACATTTCTGTACCGCGCATGCGCCCCCATACGGGTGATTTTCAGCCACTGGTGGATATGACAGATATGAATACAGTGCAGTATATTTTAGCTTACCGACTTTTTATGCAGCGTTCAGGTATTACTATGTCAACGCGGGAAACAGTTGATTTCCGCAATCATATGATGGGCATTGGTGTGACGAAGATGTCAGCAGGTTCTTGTACAGCTGTTGGTGGACATATTCATAAGAATGCCAATTCAGGGCAGTTTGATATTTCTGATGAGCGTGATGTTGAAGAAATGAAAAAAGCCATTAGGCAGCAGGGGTTTCAGCCAGTCATGAAAAATTGGGAGCCCCTTGTTGGGGAATCTTGA
- the thiF gene encoding sulfur carrier protein ThiS adenylyltransferase ThiF: MNEFEQALIQKIGAERLRKIQSVKIGIAGAGGLGSNCAVHLVRTGFKKFILVDFDILDYSNLNRQYYFNRQVGRAKVDVLAENLLAINPDVTIEKLCRKLEEPDFAQVFVDCHVVVEAFDQAKYKKLLVERFINTDKLLVCASGLAGFASSDAIGIHQLRERLFMIGDLKTGVGAETPPLAPRVAVAAAKQADVILRYVLADSAGEEMLC; encoded by the coding sequence ATGAATGAATTTGAACAGGCTTTAATCCAAAAAATCGGGGCTGAGCGACTTCGAAAAATTCAATCAGTGAAAATCGGTATTGCCGGAGCAGGTGGACTGGGATCAAATTGTGCCGTTCATTTAGTTCGGACGGGTTTTAAAAAATTTATCCTTGTTGATTTTGATATCCTTGACTATAGCAATTTGAATCGTCAGTACTATTTTAATCGCCAAGTTGGTCGGGCGAAGGTTGATGTGCTTGCTGAAAATTTACTTGCCATTAATCCCGATGTGACGATTGAAAAACTTTGCCGGAAACTTGAAGAACCGGATTTTGCTCAGGTATTTGTGGACTGTCATGTTGTTGTGGAAGCCTTTGATCAGGCAAAATACAAAAAGCTTCTTGTTGAGCGTTTTATTAATACCGATAAATTGCTTGTTTGTGCTTCTGGACTGGCGGGTTTTGCAAGTAGTGATGCGATTGGCATTCATCAATTGCGTGAACGACTTTTTATGATTGGTGATCTGAAAACAGGTGTCGGAGCGGAAACGCCCCCGCTTGCACCACGCGTAGCTGTGGCAGCAGCCAAACAAGCTGATGTCATTTTGCGGTATGTGTTAGCAGATTCTGCTGGGGAGGAAATGTTATGCTGA
- the thiE gene encoding thiamine phosphate synthase, with amino-acid sequence MLSKRKNPLPSDLYALTAEEYSLGRSNIAVVKEMLEAGIKIIQYREKGKKQRVKYEECQEIRKMTLAYDATFIVDDDVEIAKLVGADGIHIGQEDLPIDVVRNIVGEDMIIGLSTHSPEQAEAAVRAGADYLGVGPIFSTKTKKDVCSPVGFDYLDYVVSHVTIPFVAIGGIKANNVAEVVKHGANCVALVTEIVGASNIPVKIAEIQQKIAIAIVK; translated from the coding sequence ATGCTGAGTAAAAGAAAGAATCCCTTGCCGTCTGATTTATATGCTTTGACAGCTGAGGAATATTCTTTAGGACGCAGTAATATTGCCGTTGTAAAGGAAATGCTTGAAGCAGGTATTAAAATTATTCAGTATCGAGAAAAGGGAAAAAAACAGCGTGTTAAATATGAAGAATGTCAGGAAATCCGTAAAATGACCTTAGCCTATGATGCTACGTTTATCGTCGATGACGATGTTGAAATAGCTAAATTGGTCGGGGCTGATGGTATACATATTGGACAGGAAGATTTGCCGATTGATGTTGTACGTAATATTGTCGGAGAAGACATGATCATCGGCTTGTCCACGCATTCACCGGAGCAGGCTGAGGCAGCGGTACGTGCAGGAGCTGATTATCTGGGTGTGGGACCGATCTTTTCTACAAAAACTAAAAAAGATGTATGTAGTCCTGTGGGTTTTGATTATCTTGACTATGTTGTCAGTCACGTTACGATTCCATTTGTGGCTATTGGTGGTATTAAGGCAAATAATGTGGCTGAAGTTGTGAAACATGGTGCCAATTGTGTAGCACTTGTGACGGAAATCGTCGGTGCATCGAATATACCTGTAAAAATTGCCGAAATACAACAGAAAATAGCAATAGCAATAGTAAAGTAG
- the thiC gene encoding phosphomethylpyrimidine synthase ThiC yields the protein MSYTTQMDAAKQGIITEQMKTVAQKEQMDVNKLRELVASGKVVIPANKHHTSLSAEGVGEGLRTKINVNLGVSKDCCNLDGEMEKVKKAIELKAEAIMDLSCFGKTQEFRRKVIDYSPAMIGTVPMYDAVGMHEAELKDMTAEQLLAVVERHAEDGVDFVTVHCGLNRATAERVKKNKRLTNIVSRGGSLLFAWMEMNNQENPFYEHYECLLDICAKHDVTISLGDACRPGCLHDATDAAQIAELMTLGELTKRAWEKNVQVMIEGPGHMALNEIAANMLLEKRLCHGAPFYVLGPLVTDIAPGYDHITSAIGGAIAAANGADFLCYVTPAEHLRLPNLEEMKDGIIASRIAAHAADIAKGIPGAREWDDKMGQARADLDWEKMFELAIDDEKPRRLRKESQPEEQETCTMCGKMCAVRNMNRILNGKEVSLKD from the coding sequence GTGAGTTATACAACGCAAATGGATGCGGCGAAACAAGGAATTATTACAGAACAAATGAAGACGGTAGCGCAAAAGGAACAAATGGATGTCAATAAGTTGCGCGAGCTTGTTGCTAGCGGCAAGGTCGTTATACCAGCCAATAAGCATCATACTAGTTTAAGTGCTGAAGGTGTTGGTGAAGGACTGAGAACGAAAATTAATGTCAATTTAGGCGTATCGAAAGACTGTTGTAATCTTGATGGTGAGATGGAAAAAGTCAAAAAGGCCATTGAACTCAAGGCTGAAGCAATTATGGATTTAAGCTGCTTCGGGAAAACACAGGAATTTCGCCGGAAGGTCATTGATTATTCGCCAGCGATGATCGGTACGGTGCCTATGTATGATGCTGTAGGGATGCATGAGGCTGAGTTAAAGGATATGACAGCAGAACAATTATTAGCTGTTGTAGAGCGGCATGCTGAAGATGGCGTCGATTTTGTAACTGTCCATTGCGGCTTGAATCGGGCTACTGCCGAACGCGTGAAAAAAAATAAACGTCTCACAAATATTGTTTCACGTGGGGGGTCCTTACTGTTTGCTTGGATGGAAATGAATAATCAAGAAAATCCCTTTTATGAGCATTATGAGTGTCTGCTTGATATTTGTGCTAAACATGACGTGACTATTAGTCTTGGTGATGCCTGTCGTCCCGGCTGTCTTCATGATGCGACAGATGCCGCACAGATTGCGGAACTCATGACACTAGGTGAGCTGACCAAACGGGCTTGGGAAAAGAATGTGCAGGTTATGATTGAAGGCCCTGGTCATATGGCGTTAAATGAAATTGCCGCCAATATGCTGCTTGAAAAACGCCTGTGTCATGGTGCACCTTTTTATGTGCTTGGACCTCTTGTGACCGATATTGCCCCTGGCTATGATCATATTACAAGTGCTATTGGTGGAGCGATTGCTGCTGCAAATGGTGCTGATTTTCTCTGTTATGTAACGCCTGCTGAACATTTGCGGCTGCCGAATCTTGAAGAAATGAAAGACGGCATTATTGCTTCGCGTATTGCTGCCCATGCGGCAGATATTGCTAAAGGTATTCCTGGCGCACGCGAGTGGGATGATAAAATGGGTCAGGCGCGGGCTGATTTGGATTGGGAAAAAATGTTTGAATTGGCCATTGATGATGAAAAACCGCGTCGTCTCCGTAAGGAATCGCAGCCGGAAGAGCAAGAAACGTGTACAATGTGCGGCAAAATGTGCGCTGTTCGCAATATGAATCGGATACTGAATGGTAAAGAAGTTAGCTTAAAGGATTAG
- the mutY gene encoding A/G-specific adenine glycosylase yields the protein MTSLSAKLLSWYKEEKRDLPWRRDGDPYKIWVSEIMLQQTRVDTVIPYFQKFLARFPSVSSLAEADEEEVLTYWQGLGYYSRVRNLHEGARQVAAQYGGIIPDNLQAIKKLSGIGDYTAGAILSIAHNAPCPAVDGNVLRVFSRLYCLTEDIMTAKAKKNITEIVKRVLPAGRSGDFNQAVMDLGATVCTPASPRCPSCPLAIDCQAYQKNRVIDFPVKRSARPPRPTQLAVGLLEHNGSILIRRRPAKGLLASMWEFPTVEHVEQDEMMVRENLRQVFVFLGLDVNVGSAQQKLTHTFSHLKWFMTVYDCTMKEARIEVPCPWRWVEKRMAHTITWAGPHAKIVQP from the coding sequence GTGACATCACTATCAGCAAAGCTGCTTTCTTGGTATAAAGAGGAAAAACGGGATCTTCCTTGGCGCCGTGACGGTGATCCGTATAAAATATGGGTTTCAGAGATTATGTTACAACAAACACGGGTGGATACAGTCATTCCTTATTTTCAAAAATTTTTAGCACGTTTTCCCAGTGTAAGCAGTCTGGCTGAAGCTGATGAAGAGGAAGTCCTGACGTATTGGCAAGGTCTTGGGTATTATAGCCGTGTGCGTAATTTACACGAGGGTGCACGTCAAGTGGCGGCTCAGTATGGGGGAATCATACCAGATAATCTTCAGGCAATAAAAAAATTATCGGGTATTGGCGATTATACGGCAGGAGCGATTTTAAGTATTGCCCATAATGCGCCTTGTCCGGCTGTAGATGGAAATGTGCTCAGAGTGTTTAGCAGACTTTATTGTTTGACGGAAGACATTATGACAGCTAAAGCGAAAAAAAATATTACGGAAATTGTTAAGCGTGTGTTGCCTGCTGGCCGGTCGGGTGACTTTAATCAGGCTGTGATGGATTTGGGGGCCACTGTTTGTACACCAGCTAGTCCGCGTTGCCCTAGTTGTCCCCTTGCAATTGACTGTCAAGCCTATCAGAAGAATCGGGTAATTGATTTTCCTGTAAAACGCTCAGCTCGGCCACCACGGCCTACTCAATTGGCTGTGGGACTGCTAGAACATAATGGGAGTATTCTCATTCGGCGTCGCCCTGCTAAGGGACTGTTAGCCTCAATGTGGGAGTTCCCGACTGTGGAGCATGTGGAACAAGATGAAATGATGGTGAGAGAAAACTTAAGACAAGTTTTTGTTTTTCTGGGACTTGATGTAAATGTTGGTTCCGCTCAACAGAAATTGACACATACTTTTTCTCATTTAAAGTGGTTTATGACGGTTTATGACTGTACTATGAAGGAAGCAAGAATAGAAGTTCCGTGTCCTTGGCGTTGGGTAGAGAAAAGGATGGCTCACACCATTACTTGGGCAGGACCGCATGCTAAAATTGTGCAACCCTAA
- a CDS encoding TerC family protein produces MDTLKILTSIVVVNLLLSGDNALVIALASRSLPERQKKLAILWGGVGAIGLRVILTFIAVFLLTIPYLQFAGGVMLLGIAGKLLTDDHSNQQRSVAPPSLRGAIRMIIFADLIMSLDNVIAIAAVARGSLLYLLIGLGLSIPIIMFGSQLVQRAMARWPIIVWVGAIFLGWTAGEMAGDDAGAQQSVQAVFPGFMVYLPALFAATVFIWGLIARQRHP; encoded by the coding sequence ATGGATACATTAAAAATATTAACAAGTATTGTTGTAGTAAATTTGTTGCTTAGTGGAGATAATGCGCTTGTTATTGCGCTCGCCAGCCGAAGTTTGCCAGAACGTCAAAAAAAGCTGGCCATTTTGTGGGGGGGAGTCGGCGCTATCGGATTGCGTGTAATATTGACTTTTATTGCAGTATTTTTGCTTACCATTCCTTATTTGCAGTTTGCAGGCGGTGTTATGCTACTGGGTATTGCCGGTAAATTATTAACAGATGATCATTCAAATCAGCAACGGTCGGTAGCGCCGCCATCATTACGTGGGGCCATTCGTATGATTATTTTCGCTGACCTAATCATGAGTCTGGATAATGTGATTGCTATCGCTGCTGTAGCTCGTGGCAGTTTACTCTATTTATTGATTGGCCTTGGATTAAGTATTCCCATCATTATGTTTGGCAGTCAGCTTGTTCAACGTGCTATGGCAAGATGGCCCATCATTGTATGGGTTGGCGCGATTTTTTTAGGATGGACAGCAGGGGAAATGGCTGGCGATGATGCAGGTGCGCAACAATCTGTACAAGCTGTTTTTCCGGGATTTATGGTCTATCTGCCAGCGCTATTTGCAGCTACTGTGTTTATCTGGGGGCTAATTGCAAGGCAAAGACATCCGTGA
- a CDS encoding metal-dependent hydrolase, with product MDNLSHAFVGVALAALSGHQPSLTDPLYIATILGAQAPDFDIITHLKSNFSYMKSHRAFSHSLPGLIMWSSLITVLLLYNLGMTDWLSYLLWSFIGGLSHILLDYFNTHGASLLWPFNKKRQTNHLLNVFDPLLLLFFSIPYFFALPAGLLGIISLSTLACYLTLRTAMRARIKKRLTIFFAAEQIARLAVMPNLKRVLVWDFVVELADSYIVGQFNFIQCKLTVKTKLLKQQHPEIAKLVQTTELGEFFQSFTPYLYLNVEKQANGLFLVRLYDLRYFLNEKFVHRAIIHFDKNKMPLESYLLTANHIIKIPT from the coding sequence ATGGATAATTTATCTCACGCTTTTGTCGGCGTAGCTCTTGCCGCTTTATCAGGCCATCAGCCTTCCTTGACCGATCCTTTGTATATTGCCACAATTTTAGGAGCCCAGGCCCCTGATTTTGATATTATTACCCATTTAAAAAGCAATTTTTCCTACATGAAATCTCATCGGGCTTTTTCCCACTCCCTGCCCGGTCTTATAATGTGGTCCAGCCTCATTACTGTACTACTACTCTACAACCTAGGCATGACTGACTGGCTAAGCTATTTGCTGTGGTCTTTTATCGGCGGCTTATCACATATTTTACTTGATTATTTTAATACTCATGGTGCCAGCCTTCTCTGGCCGTTTAACAAAAAACGCCAGACAAATCATCTTTTAAATGTCTTCGATCCCTTACTACTATTGTTCTTTAGTATTCCTTATTTTTTCGCACTTCCAGCGGGGCTACTTGGCATCATCTCGCTCAGTACCTTAGCCTGTTACCTCACATTACGCACCGCTATGCGTGCACGCATAAAAAAACGTTTGACAATATTCTTCGCTGCAGAGCAAATTGCACGACTCGCTGTTATGCCGAACTTAAAAAGAGTCCTTGTATGGGATTTTGTTGTGGAACTTGCTGACTCCTATATCGTCGGGCAGTTTAATTTCATCCAGTGCAAACTCACAGTCAAAACGAAATTATTAAAACAGCAGCATCCTGAGATAGCTAAGCTTGTACAAACAACAGAACTTGGTGAATTTTTTCAATCTTTTACTCCCTATCTCTATCTTAATGTAGAAAAACAAGCCAACGGCTTATTTCTCGTAAGACTTTATGACTTACGATACTTTCTTAATGAAAAATTTGTTCACAGAGCCATTATTCACTTTGACAAAAACAAAATGCCCCTTGAATCTTATCTATTAACAGCAAATCACATCATTAAAATTCCGACCTGA
- the lgt gene encoding prolipoprotein diacylglyceryl transferase — protein sequence MHQYLFFIGQFPVRAYGLVLSLSIVLATGVAYFLTKQDGRWHSHIPDMGIYCGIAGIIGARLWDVFFFDWAYYSHHLLEIPFVWQGGMAIQGGVILGAVIGILYTKKHHIDSWQLADLIAPAILLGQAIGRSANLLNGDAFGHPTGSSFGLLYPNTTLAYQVYGNQPLWPAEIWEGQIDIVLFALLLIFRTTNHAKGQVFILYAILYSTARFFLEYIRGDYGTLLFGLKSAQLTSLLVIIIGLGLFFWCGRRQKTSSMKPLKK from the coding sequence TTGCATCAGTATCTTTTTTTCATTGGTCAATTTCCAGTAAGAGCCTACGGACTCGTGCTTAGCTTAAGCATTGTTTTAGCAACAGGCGTGGCCTACTTTCTAACGAAACAAGATGGTCGCTGGCATAGTCATATTCCCGACATGGGAATTTATTGCGGCATTGCCGGTATTATTGGCGCACGTCTCTGGGATGTATTCTTTTTCGACTGGGCCTATTATTCCCATCACTTGCTAGAAATCCCTTTTGTCTGGCAAGGGGGCATGGCCATCCAAGGCGGTGTCATTCTAGGAGCCGTAATTGGCATACTTTATACGAAAAAGCATCATATTGACAGCTGGCAACTCGCCGACCTTATTGCACCTGCTATCTTGCTTGGCCAAGCCATCGGTCGCTCAGCCAACCTGCTTAATGGCGATGCCTTCGGACACCCTACAGGCAGCAGTTTCGGGCTTCTCTATCCAAATACCACCCTCGCCTATCAGGTTTATGGCAATCAACCACTCTGGCCAGCTGAAATCTGGGAAGGTCAAATTGATATCGTTTTATTTGCCCTACTTCTTATATTCAGAACAACAAATCATGCCAAGGGACAAGTATTCATTCTCTATGCCATTTTATATTCAACAGCCCGCTTTTTTCTGGAATACATTCGTGGGGACTACGGTACCTTGCTGTTTGGTTTAAAATCAGCTCAGCTTACTAGTCTACTCGTTATAATCATCGGCCTGGGCTTATTTTTCTGGTGTGGCCGTCGTCAAAAAACATCTTCCATGAAGCCGCTTAAAAAGTAA
- a CDS encoding PAS domain-containing protein: protein MVDNADSLAKQYFRQMQQERVCHQREVTTLLDCLPAFVFFKNDLCIYVTANQTFCQAIGYSLAEIIGKTDYDLFSKERADKYRHDDLTVLSQVCRFLLVRKKFPMVVNPFRLLRVRYH from the coding sequence ATGGTAGATAATGCCGATTCTTTGGCTAAACAATATTTTCGTCAAATGCAACAGGAACGGGTCTGCCATCAACGTGAAGTAACTACACTACTTGATTGTTTACCAGCCTTTGTCTTTTTTAAAAATGATTTATGTATCTACGTCACAGCTAATCAGACCTTTTGTCAAGCTATTGGGTATTCTTTGGCTGAAATCATTGGTAAAACAGATTATGATTTGTTCTCAAAGGAGCGGGCTGATAAGTACCGTCATGATGATTTAACTGTTTTGTCGCAGGTATGCCGCTTTTTATTGGTGAGGAAGAAGTTTCCTATGGTGGTAAACCCTTTTCGGTTATTACGCGTAAGGTACCATTGA
- a CDS encoding PAS domain-containing hybrid sensor histidine kinase/response regulator: MPLFIGEEEVSYGGKPFSVITRKVPLKDANDCVTGLIGLIFDIKEIKEAERELRESEEKYRLLFSKEKDAIMLFDLACRQFIDVNEAAVALYGYSREEFLNMKVLDIYADRSAVEDGLEDINGPLLATPPQGENEINLRWHKKKDGTIFPVDIAAAPFSWQGKNMICEIIRDISEQYKIEEQLRAAKTSAEQASRMKSEFLSMVSHEIRTPITGVLGMLDLLMETLLDEKQRKLAQTAHLSAENLLVIINDVLDFSKIEADKIILEQIPFRLVCLIKETIEIVKPPASMKNLLITVDIDPAIPTWLMGDPIRLKQILLNLAGNAVKFTDKGSVTLRVMLKKQTKNHVFLRFEVVDTGIGIACDKVQYLFQPFTQQDGTTTRRYGGTGLGLAISKRLVELMNGHIGVMSQEGHGSTFWFDLFLSSEVNNYDETYHPIPCPDDFALLNCPYQEPYLAGRTVLLVEDNPINQEIVYQYLKKWGITVDVATNGQECLARVSQGAYDLILMDCQMPEIDGFEATQAIRLQEMTLNHHIPIIAMTAYAMTGDKERCLVAGMDDYISKPLSRQELQSVLAKWLKDINVLPILDMAVLTELRRLEAEGAAGLLVKLIGFFKELMPIKIAELRQAVYQTDGKALSYAAHSLKSASAHLGAVRLSKLCEQLEVQGRSLALRDVASQIEKVACEFELVMKELNKLIE; the protein is encoded by the coding sequence ATGCCGCTTTTTATTGGTGAGGAAGAAGTTTCCTATGGTGGTAAACCCTTTTCGGTTATTACGCGTAAGGTACCATTGAAAGATGCGAATGATTGTGTGACTGGTTTGATCGGTTTAATTTTTGACATAAAAGAAATCAAGGAAGCCGAACGCGAATTGCGTGAAAGTGAAGAAAAGTATCGGCTGTTATTTTCAAAAGAAAAAGATGCCATTATGTTATTCGACTTGGCCTGCCGGCAATTTATTGATGTAAACGAGGCGGCTGTGGCTCTTTATGGCTACAGCCGGGAAGAATTTTTAAATATGAAGGTCCTTGATATTTATGCCGATAGAAGTGCGGTTGAAGACGGACTAGAAGACATTAATGGTCCCTTACTAGCCACGCCGCCTCAGGGGGAGAATGAGATTAATTTGCGTTGGCACAAGAAAAAGGACGGCACTATTTTTCCTGTGGATATTGCGGCGGCTCCCTTTAGTTGGCAGGGAAAAAATATGATTTGTGAAATCATTCGCGATATATCAGAGCAATATAAGATTGAAGAACAGCTGAGAGCTGCCAAGACCTCTGCTGAACAAGCCAGTCGTATGAAAAGCGAATTTTTATCCATGGTAAGTCATGAAATTCGGACACCCATTACGGGTGTTTTGGGCATGTTAGATTTATTAATGGAAACTTTGCTTGATGAAAAGCAACGTAAATTGGCTCAGACAGCACATTTATCGGCTGAAAACCTCTTGGTCATTATTAATGATGTGTTGGATTTTTCTAAAATTGAAGCAGATAAGATTATTCTTGAACAAATTCCCTTTCGGTTAGTCTGCCTTATCAAGGAAACGATTGAAATTGTCAAGCCACCAGCATCTATGAAAAATCTATTAATTACGGTTGACATTGACCCGGCTATTCCAACATGGCTGATGGGGGACCCCATACGGTTAAAACAGATATTATTAAATTTGGCTGGAAATGCTGTAAAGTTTACTGATAAAGGATCCGTTACGCTACGTGTCATGCTTAAAAAACAGACAAAAAACCATGTTTTCTTACGATTTGAGGTAGTTGATACGGGCATTGGCATTGCTTGCGATAAGGTTCAATATCTCTTTCAACCTTTTACGCAGCAAGATGGTACGACGACACGTCGTTATGGTGGAACAGGCTTGGGGTTGGCTATTTCTAAGCGATTAGTTGAATTGATGAATGGACATATTGGTGTAATGAGTCAAGAAGGTCATGGGTCTACTTTTTGGTTTGATTTATTTTTGTCCAGTGAGGTTAATAATTATGATGAAACTTATCATCCCATACCTTGTCCGGACGATTTCGCTCTTTTGAATTGTCCCTATCAGGAACCTTATCTCGCGGGGCGGACGGTATTGCTTGTGGAAGATAACCCCATCAATCAAGAAATTGTTTATCAATATTTGAAGAAATGGGGTATTACTGTTGATGTTGCCACAAATGGGCAGGAATGCTTGGCAAGGGTTTCGCAGGGTGCTTATGATCTCATTCTGATGGATTGTCAGATGCCAGAGATAGACGGATTTGAGGCGACCCAGGCTATTCGCCTTCAAGAAATGACGCTAAATCATCACATACCTATTATTGCCATGACGGCCTATGCTATGACAGGTGACAAGGAACGATGTTTGGTGGCGGGAATGGATGATTATATTAGTAAGCCCTTATCACGGCAAGAGCTTCAGTCTGTACTTGCTAAGTGGCTTAAAGATATTAATGTATTACCCATTTTAGATATGGCTGTTTTGACTGAATTGCGGCGTCTGGAGGCTGAGGGGGCTGCCGGGCTTCTTGTTAAATTGATTGGCTTTTTTAAGGAACTAATGCCAATAAAGATTGCTGAGCTGAGGCAGGCTGTTTACCAGACTGATGGAAAAGCATTAAGTTATGCCGCTCATTCATTGAAATCAGCTAGTGCCCATTTAGGTGCAGTACGTTTATCAAAGCTTTGTGAACAACTGGAAGTGCAAGGGCGTAGTTTGGCCTTGCGGGATGTAGCAAGTCAGATAGAAAAAGTCGCCTGTGAATTCGAATTGGTGATGAAAGAATTGAATAAGTTAATAGAGTAA